The genomic region TACTTTCACAtttgaaaatgatatatatgcGGGCAGTCTCGTTTAAATGGGATGTGATGGATTGCTCTGGTGATTCCATATcgaaaagcaaacaaaaacccagagaagagagagagagagagaagcaaCTCAGGGCACaaacaaaaagatatatgcttacaaaaattcaagacAAACAAGCATAAGGAGTTATTTAAAACACACCTTGTAATAGCTCATGTGAACCTCCTCACCAATTTTGTGTGAAAGTGGATTATCACTACAAAATGCTACTTTTTCAGTTGACAAGTACAAGACTCCAACGATAGGACCCGCAGAAGTAGACAAGTAGCACCCATAAGACTTCAGGAGTTTTTCACCTGGGACATTTTGGAATGTATTCTGAAAAATCTTTTCATATCCACCTTCTGCCAAAACCTTGGTACCTTGTGCTATTTTTCCAACAGCAGCATCCGCCAGGCTTGGGCCCGTTTTCACTGATTCaatcaaaagtaaattaatatcaGAATTAATATCAGAAACTACTTCTCCGATGCAATTCTTTTCATGTTTATGTCTCCAACTCATATTCCAAAATTAAGCATCTTTGATAATTATCTCAAGGAGAAAGGGTCAAATTGAAGAAACATTAAGTTAAACTATCTAAAATATGCCgcttgaaaaagaaacatattCATTTAAGAGAGTTAATGTAAGAAAAATTTGCAGAATTAACCTTATAAGTACGTCTAAGCAAAAATGTTAGGCTTGATTGCAGAAACTTGAACAGACAGGTGCCGCACTTAGGTTGAGAGTAACATAGTAAGGGTTATATATGGTTTCTACATGGAAGTTCATAAGCCAAAACTTGTTGGGATTCAACTGTGTTATACTAATAACGAAAAGGAATCAAACAGGTCTTTAGTGGCAAAACTGAAAGAGAAAGCAAAATTCAGATATCTAAGTTTAGCTCATAATTCTCCTATGTCTTCTAAGCTTGGCGCCAAATCCTTTAGCTATCAGTTATAGTGAAACGAAAAGATCTTAATTCTGGCAATAGGTTGTCCTGCATCCACAGTTTACCATATAaggtttaaattttttgtacttcCTATCAACATGAGAACTCAAAAATTCCTTCAGAGGTCTGATAAAGATGGTTTGCAGGAATTTTTTCCAAGCTAATACattcattttatcaaacatctaGCAACCAATCCAGTCAAAGCAGTTCTGGTGAGACATGAAACACCTTCAGCTTAACACCAGCAGTCGAGAAGTAATAGGACTGAAGATTGAAAAGAACCAATACgtagaaaaacaagaataacataaaaaacaaAGGGGGACTCACAGTGCTGCCACACGTCTCCCGCCAAGTCTTCCGCCTTCTTACCGGCCTCTGCAGCCTTCTTCCCCAATCTACCCAAAACATCCTTAACTTTGTCCATGTTTTCTAACACCCCACAACCAAAATTTCAGCAAAGTAAAAGACAACAGTGACTAACTACTGATCATTGATGATGAGAAAGGCCAGAAAAAGACAacgagaaataaaataaagcataCGCTTCATAGGAGAGGCAGGAGCCGGATCAGCGGAGACGTAGGGATTCGACCCGGTGGGCATGCTGGTGGCACTGACATAGCCGCCCGAGTTCTGATCAGACATAGACCTCGGGGCCTCACCGGAACCCGATGAGGTTGAGCTCCAAGTGTCGGGCACAGGAGCCACGTCGTCCGGCTCCAGTTTCGGATAAGGAACGTGATCCGCAGGTCGGCCGCCTCCGGCGGGCTCCGATTTCGAGTCGCTGGAGCGGGTCTGGGTCTCATTGGATGGATTTGGCTTTGAATCCGAATTATTCATCATGACATATAATATTCGGATTTCCCTATGCAGATTGGCTGATGGAGAAGCAGAACTGCTTTGCTGGTCTGATATCTGACCaccaaaactaaaaaatactgcaaatttgtatatattttgatgcAACGTTTaactaaaacaataaatacaagGGATATTTAAGGCCGCTTCTAAGagattttaatgtaattatacgtattctttctataattaaagtaattgtatttaatttttttttattttgctttcattttataaatatatttttttattagataaatttattaaatttattgatattaataaaaaaattgagtgaaaattaatgtttaccctcgattaatttgttattaatttattgtagaccaaataaatcttttatgattAAACTATTCTAATAATAGTGGAAAACCGGTATGGTCCGAGACTTGGCAAGAACGCAACAAAAGCATGAGATAAATATACATCATCACGTGCATTAATgtatgaagatgtataagaataattttttcgtaacaggatttatttaatctataatAAACCACTAATAAGTCAATCtggtttttgttaatatcatcaaattcgtaAATTTTGGTTACGaattgacttatttgttagacggaagtaGATATTTGGCGtactatatgtaatttgtCGAATTACATAaggtttatatgtaattacacaaaatcttaTAGgatgagagtgtaattattcatatataaaaaggataattacatcataattttctaattttgtaataatcatACGTATACTTTtgagatttaaaaaaatatatttggtattCTTAACGTTTGCGTTAGTGTCTCAAGTAGATTACTCATTAGCCGAATCCAAAGAATcaacgatatatatatatatatatatataaggactTAATGAAAATCGATTTTTACTAACAATTGATGTGTTTGTGACATAttgcatatcaaataaatttttgcaactaaactactcttacaATGTGATgatatacctcatcacatgcattaacgtgtgaagatgtataaccgtagtttgatcataaaaaatttatttgacatgcaataagtttgtaataagtcagtcATCTTCATTGACTGACTATGTAAACTAACCATAACTAGGcgactaaaattgaaacatGAGgtaccaaaattaataatgactAACTTATGGAGTCGAAATTGAAACGATCTCATGTAAGTAATGGTCTTTTATTCTGTCatcactttcattttttttccctccaaaatgATCTCTCCTTTAGACGGTCGACTAGCAAAGAGAACTAACTTTGATcattaaaataccaaattgaaatataaaaaaatatcatcagTAATTATCGAAAATCAAATTAGTCAATTGGTTTCAATAgttaatatagtattttggtgtactgaaaattttaatttatcaaatttaattttattagattcaattcgattttattaattgaaaagtaaaaaaaaaaatccaatatatatatgtgtatatatgttcCTTCTCATACTTATCTCAATtatggagaaaaataaaatatttggaggATGACATATCCACAACGTTCTCtaatcttgtagttattaaaaaGTCAGGtcaacaaatttttaaaaataaaaaccagtCTTGCGATAATGGGGTAGGTAGCTATAATtcacaatatttaattaatgaaaattttaaattaattatacttagattAAGTTATATGAATAACGATTTGGTACATGACCTGTTTTAGACAGGGATAtgcaattttcaattaaaaataacaaggataattatattatataattcattgtataaggaaaattatgtaaattatctaaatttaaaatgatattagttattgaaataacaaaaaaaaaaaaaacctactTGATTGTATTCTTTGCatggtatatttattttagatcaaattctatgttaaattattaaatttaaaatgatattacgtaataaaaaaatacaaacttaGTTGAGTGTATACTTTGtcttgtaaaattaatttgatgttgaaaattatattaaagtatttaaatctaaactagtattacttattgaaaaaataaaatattagttgaatgtaatttttttgtattatataatttattttagattaaaaaaaattatattaaagtactaaatttaaattgatattatttaataaaaaataagaatttaaatcAGACGAGGTTTGTGGGGTGGGGCTATTTGGGACAGGGCACGGGTCCTAGGTTTAGAAGCGGGGTGGATCTCGGGTCCGAACAAATCCGCCCCAGACAAGCCCCCTTGCCATCACTGTGCACCATTGCTGCATTGTACGGAAAATTATTGCTAAATTAGTTTTGATCGAacaaaatcaatcacaaagtaaatatatcatacttgctatgtgattagttatttttattaaattgtacaccaatcacgCAGTGTATTAAACTTGTCATATAACtgattcaaatttgatcaaatcagGTCTAAGCTGAAATTTTCTTGCATGCggataaattttcattattatctTCACATATTCCTCACACAATTCATATCACCCAGCCTACTAagttttcatatatttcatatgtatattttactttaattttgactaaaataataattaatttaaatatcgaATTACTAatccttattttataaattaatctctTAAAAACATCAATCGATGGTTCGAcattatatgatattattgaattttaatggGCATCACCATAATACACCCTTATATAGTGCCAAACTCTAGATCATCATAAAATTCAACTTGGCAACATTCAAGTAAAAAGTAGAATATTTGATCTTCATATCATGATGGTGGTACGAAAACGACCTGAACTTTTCAGTTGCGAATATTCCTAAATAAAAGAggcattaaatatatttagtaaaaaatagtTGGCGGAAAGgctatttttcagtaaataatGTATGTaaggtaaaaataattattatttaaattaaattaattattaaataagtatgatatatttattataattaatattttttttattaaattatgtaggaatcacgataaatattttacattaattcagACCCGacaaaatttgatgtaaaataattttttttaagatatttggttgaaggaaaaaagaagaaagaaagtaaAACAAATACTGGTGAGCTGACCACAGTGGAAGTGCAACCAAACAAGCATACTCGAAAATATCGAACGTCAACCCCACCTTCCTCAACAAGACAACCTCAGTTCCATCTGCCACTCTTCTCTTCGTCCCAAATAAACAACCATCGCCACCAATTTACTCTCCCCAAATCCGCCCACAGATGGCCGAGAATTGCTAAGTTTAGCCCGACGGCCGCCGCGCgattcttctctctctcttttcaagattttcttatGGCTTCCTCCATTTCGGCCGGGCTTGCTTTGAAGCTGAGCCCACAAAGACTCGGTGACAAGAGCTTCCAGTTTTCTTCCAAGTTGCAGTTTCGGGATCCGTCTCTGGTGGCCTATCCCCTGCCCACCACCGGAACAGTCCATGTCCGCCCGACGAGGGTGGCGCGTGAGGTTTCGCCGACGACCATTTCGGATTCCACCAATGACGTCCTGGTGTCGTCCAAGTCACCCAGGCTGGAAAAGGATCCCAAGGCTCTGTGGAAAAGGTACGTGGATTGGCTCTACCAACATAAGGAGCTGGGTCTATACTTGGATGTTAGTCGGGTCGGGTTTACTGACGAGTTCTTCCGAGAGATGGAGCCCCGACTCCAGAAGGCATTCAAGGATATGGAGGATCTCGAGAAGGGGGCCATCGCGAACCCGGATGAAGGCAGAATGGTCGGACACTATTGGTTGAGAAATCCGAAGCTCGCCCCCAAAGCTTTCTTGACTCAGCAGATTGAGAATACCTTGGAAAGAATCTGCGACTTCGCTGAGCAAGTCATCAGCGGTAAGGTCAGTTCAAAGAGTCTTCTG from Sesamum indicum cultivar Zhongzhi No. 13 linkage group LG3, S_indicum_v1.0, whole genome shotgun sequence harbors:
- the LOC105158993 gene encoding GEM-like protein 1 gives rise to the protein MMNNSDSKPNPSNETQTRSSDSKSEPAGGGRPADHVPYPKLEPDDVAPVPDTWSSTSSGSGEAPRSMSDQNSGGYVSATSMPTGSNPYVSADPAPASPMKQNMDKVKDVLGRLGKKAAEAGKKAEDLAGDVWQHLKTGPSLADAAVGKIAQGTKVLAEGGYEKIFQNTFQNVPGEKLLKSYGCYLSTSAGPIVGVLYLSTEKVAFCSDNPLSHKIGEEVHMSYYKVVIPLNQLTAVNPTRSKSNPAEKYIQLISVDSHEFWFMGFMTYDSAVKSLAGALQTPPHHS